The genomic segment GGCATTGCCGAGGCCCCATGGGCTTCGCAGCTACTGGTGACGCCTACTGCCACCGCGGCGACTTGGCACTCCAAGGGTTGGAGAATTGTGTCAAGGTGGTGGACGACATTCTTCTCTTTGATGATGACTTCCCACACACTTGCAGAGGATTCATCAGATGCTCAGCAGATGCAGAGAGCACGGGATCACCCTCAACAAGGACAAGTTTTCAGTTGCCGAGCCTCAGGTCCGATTCTGTGGCTACAACCTCTCCCCCTCTGGCATCTCTGCAGGCGAAGACCGCGTCAGTGCAATCCGGGACTTTCCTACGCCCGCGAACTTGACTGACCTCCGCTCCTTTATGGGCTTAGTGAACCAGCTGTCAGAGTTCACCCCGGACATAGCAGCCGCAGCCCAGCTTCTTCGCCCTCTCTTGAGCCCTAAACGGACGTTCACTTGGACAGCGGACCATGATGAAGCCTTCAACCATGTCAAGACGGTGCTTCTCCAGCCGCCTGTTCTGGCCCACTTTGATCCAGCGCTACCAGTCGTCCTCCAGACGGATGCCTCCCGCCTTCATGGGATTGGGTACGCTCTCCTACAAGATCACGGCCAAGGATGCACACGACTAGTTCAATGTGGCTCACGCTTCCTCACTGACGCTGAGACGCGCTACGCCACCATTGAGCTCGAGCTGCTTGCCGTTGTATGGGCCATGTCCAAGTGTCGGCTCCACCTCATAGGCCTACAGCACTTCACGCTGATGACGGACCATCGGCCACTGGTCCCGATCCTGAATGCCTACACTTTGGACGCGATCGAGAATCCCCGTCTCCAGCGTCTGAAGGAGAAAATCTCGCCCTACCTCTTCACAGCCGTATGGCGCGCCGGGAAGTTGCTACGCATCCCAGATGCTCTGTCGAGAGCCCCAGTCAGCCACCCCACTCCTGAGGACGAGATGGcgtgcactgctgccactgcccacCTGCGGTGTGTCGTAGCTGCCAACGCTGAAGGCTccgaccaaaacacaccacaccatgacgCCGATCGGACGCTCCAGGAGTTCAGAGCAGCAGCGAGGGCAGACCCGTCATATGCCCACCTCACCGCCTGCGTGACATCTGGCTTCCCGTCCAACCGGTACGAGCTCCACAGTTCCCTACTTCCCTACTGGAAGCTCCGCGATCACCTCTACGCAGATGGGGAGCTTGTCCTCTATGGCCAGAGGATCGTGGTTCCTGTAGCTCTCCGCCGCCGCACCCTTGCTCGTCTCCATGACAGCCACCGCGGTGTGGAAGCCACTCGCCGTCGGGCGAGGCAGACTGTTTTCTGGCCTGGCATTGACTCTGACATCGCCAATACTGTTCGTGCCTGTGAACCATGTCAAGTCCTCCAGCCGAGCCAACAACAGGAACCCCTGATGTGCGACGACAACCCATCCAGGCCCTTTGAGTCCGTCTCCGCAGACTTCTTCACAGTCGCTGGCAAGTCCTTTCTTGTCATTGCGGACAGACTCTCGGGATGGCCTGTGGTCGTCCCATGTGGTGCggacaccacagccacacgcaCCATCCAGATGTTCTGCCGCTATTTCCGGGAAGTGGGTGTCCCCCTCCGTCTCCGCACTGATGGCGGGCCCCAGTTTGCCAGTGCAGACTTCCAGAACTTCATGGAGCGCTGGGGTGTTCACCACATAGTGACTTCGCCGCACTATCCCCAGTCTAATGGCCATGCTGAGGCGGCTGTCAAGTCGGTGAAGCATCTCATCTTGAAGACAGCCCCCTCCGGCAACATTGATACGGAGGAGTTTGCCAGAGGTCTCCTGGAGCTGCGTAACTCTCCCAACTATACAGGACGGTCCCTTCGCAACACCTCTATGGCCACCCTCTTCGGTCCTGCGTCCCTGCCCACCCAGAGTCCTTCTCCGCGGACTGGCAGACCAAGACGGAGGAATGCGACCGCCGCGCTGCCGCCCGAGCTGAACAGGTGCAGGCTCACTATGACCAGCACGCCAGGCCCCTCCCCAAGCTGTGCATTGGAGCCACAGTCCGCATCCAGGACCCTGTGTCTCTCCGCTGGGATAAGGTCGGTGTGGTCATGGGCTGCAGCAGGAACAGGGAATATGATGTTCGTCTCCCCAGCGGACGTGTCTGGCGACGCAACCGCCGTCTCCTACGCCCAGTGCCGCCCCATGGTGATGATCCTCCCCACCATATCCCTGTGGTCCCTTGGTCAGACGAGAAAAGTCCGTCTGCTTTACTTGCTCCCCCAGTTGCCCCACGTCGTTCCCAGCGGCTCATGGAAAAGAGTTCCGCTCGAGACAGTGCTACGAgcgtgaggggggagggaggtgtgggtatgtaatgtaatgtatcatATGTATTCCCTGTACCTCTGATTATCGTACGCCTGGCAACCCTACGTAAGCCTCAGTCTTGCTGGCGTCTCCAAGGCAAGGGCACGCGTACGGGGTCCTTCCAaggctttctctgtgttcctctgctTGAATACACCTACTACAGTTAGTACGTGTTTCTATGAAGAACCTTCACCTTCGTGGCTGTACTGTCCCgacagctacccaacaccacAAACTTGCTCTCCACTTGCTCTGTGATGGCATGGAGTTCTGGCAAAGGATCGTAATCTGCTTTCCGGAAGAAGACTAGCGCGGAGTAAGCTTCGTCCATTCTGTTTTGAGTTATCAGCCAACGAGGAGAGTTGGGCAAGAAGAACACACCCAGAATTGGAAGCACAGAGAAAGTGGAACATAACAACCCCACGTAGCGCCAGCTGAGTGACAGGCTGCCGACCAAAGTAACGACTAAGCTTCCGAGATTTCTGGACAGTGTCATTGTCCCGAGAAGTCTCCCCCGAATTTTCCTATGAGAGATTTCTAGGAGATAAAGATTTGCTGCTGGTGTTAGCATACTCATGGTGAGGCCGAGGATAAAGCGGGCTAATTGAAGAACCCAGGTGGTTGGTGAAAATACGAGTGTGAACCAAGCcaggagagagaatgggagccCGAACAAGAGTGTTCTTCGCTGCCCAAGCCTTACCAGCAGTGGCCAGCTGAGGCAAGTTCCTGCAACGGCCCCCAGATTTACCAGACTTCCtgtaaacaaaaaagtaatcatgaataaacaaataaaaattaataaataaatcaaataaattatACATAAATTAAACTaacaactaaaataaataaatgaaaataaactcttATCCATAGCCTTGAATTTAGGATCAAATGCACAGATGATGCATGAACACACACCGAAAAGAGCTGCCTGATGCGGGTCCAGAAAGATGTCCTGGGTAGTTGAATCAGTCATCTGTGGCAGCGTAACTCCAGAGAAACTGAATGCTGTGCCTGCTTGAATTTGTATAAGCGCCATCACAAGCGTGGCCATTGCCTGCTCGCCCGGCCCATCACGtgcacagagaaaaagagaggaaatggaaatgagaGCAAGGTACTCAGTTCTTATAATAAtgagttataataataataagaagaagaaaaaaataaataaatataataataataataataataatagtaataataaaaataataataataataataattattattattagtagtagtagtagtataataatcataataataataataatgatgataataataataataacaataatataataataataataataataataataatagtaatgaaataatagtaatgacaaataaaaataaaggtaaaaaattaataataataataataataataatattattattattatcattattattattattatcattttgttattattattattattataattattattatcattattattattattattattattattattattattattattattattattattattattattattactattattattattgtggtaataatgttatattattatggtaataataataatgataatgataataataatagttataataatgataataataataataataataataatgatgataataataataataataataataataataataataataatattattattatcattattattattattattattattattatggtaataatattatattgttatggtaataatgataataataataattataataataatacagataataataataataataataataataataataataataataataataataataacaataataatgatattattgttagtagtagtaatagtagtagtagtaatagtagcagtataaagacattaataataatgaatgatagtagtggtagtaataataataataatattaataataataataataatattaacaataataataatagtaataatattaacaatatcagttataattattaattcataataataatagtaattatgataataataataataataataataataataataataataatagtaataataataataataataatgatgataataaatataataataatgatgataataaaaataataataataataacaataataataataataataataataataataataataataataataataataataataataataataataaatataataacaacaataataataatattattattattattattattattattattattattattattattattattattattactattattattattatcatgactagaaataataacaatatgaaaattataataataataattataacgctaataataataataataataataataataataataataataataataataataataataacataagcaATATGAtgacagcaataataatgataataatgataattataataataataataataataataataataataataataataataataatagtattactactactactactactactactaataataataataataataataataacaataataacggtGAGGGAAACACTGTCTGGCTAACGAGCAACCACACAAATCCCCCAGAATCGTTGTGTACCACAATAGATGGTAATAATTTGTACAAAAACATTGAGTGACCTTGTTTGGGCTGAAGCGGCCACGCAGGGTAGTGGCGCACATCCAATGAAGGAGCAGAACCCGTGACCAAGGTGACAAACGGACCAGTGAGAACCCAGTATTCAGGTACAAATGGGagcagtcagttttttttttcaaatccgTAAATTATATATCCAGTATAAGTCAGACTTGGCTTTGGAATAAATAACGCAGaaataaatattttgtttaCCAGGTCTTGCGTTCTTCACTATCTTCCACAATGAcattaatatgataataataacaatgataataataacgataacggtaacaataacaataataataataataataataataataataataataataataatgaccagtataaacaacgacaacaacaacaacaacaacgacgacgacggtaataataaaataataacaataataataatcattattattataataataataataataataaaaataataataataataataatagtattaataataataacaatattattattattattattattattattattattattattattattattattattattattactattatta from the Portunus trituberculatus isolate SZX2019 chromosome 48, ASM1759143v1, whole genome shotgun sequence genome contains:
- the LOC123498436 gene encoding sugar transporter ERD6-like 9, which produces MRDCDPVQSEACCVCQMGTDAEVNICVNVNVNDLWQKNQNPRHKHYCHEIQSSVYIYNHTECDKMSPITKPHQYEIAGVHLSDDTARASHQDTQLQTCCCGRNTPYFHRATFHQAMATLVMALIQIQAGTAFSFSGVTLPQMTDSTTQDIFLDPHQAALFGSLVNLGAVAGTCLSWPLLVRLGQRRTLLFGLPFSLLAWFTLVFSPTTWVLQLARFILGLTMSMLTPAANLYLLEISHRKIRGRLLGTMTLSRNLGSLVVTLVGSLSLSWRYVGLLCSTFSVLPILGVFFLPNSPRWLITQNRMDEAYSALVFFRKADYDPLPELHAITEQVESKFVVLGSCRDSTATKVKVLHRNTY